A single Xiphias gladius isolate SHS-SW01 ecotype Sanya breed wild chromosome 18, ASM1685928v1, whole genome shotgun sequence DNA region contains:
- the mmp23ba gene encoding matrix metalloproteinase-23 translates to MVCCQTPRSLRRGGRGFAPLVAAALLGLLFAGMQQTTAFPSWRLEEEAHTTVLLIGIRKEARSQVLHLSRNKRYTLTPEQLKWDKFKITYKLLSFPTNLINASDTRRGIAKAFGMWSDVSPFIFREVPADQEADIKIGFYPVNHTDCLQSHLHHCFDGITGELAHAFFPPTGEIHFDDHEYWILGNMRFSWKKGVWLTDLVHVATHEIGHVLGLMHSMDPKAIMHLNATLTGRKLITQDEVWGLHRLYGCLDRLFICPAWARKGYCDSKRRLMQKHCPASCDFCYEFPFPTVAPTPTPLRTKHKLVVEGKKLTFRCGKKIASKKGKVYWYKDGELLEFSHPNYISLKEDHITIVANAINEGTYTCIVKKKDKVLTNYSWRVRVRF, encoded by the exons ATGGTGTGCTGTCAGACTCCCAGAAGTTTACGAAGAGGCGGCCGGGGCTTCGCTCCTCTGGTGGCCGCTGCGCTTCTCGGTCTTCTGTTCGCAGGGATGCAGCAAACCACAGCGTTTCCCTCCTGGAGGTTAGAG GAAGAAGCTCACACCACTGTGTTGCTCATTGGGATCCGCAAAGAGGCCCGGTCACAAGTGCTTCACCTCTCCAGGAACAAGCGCTACACCCTCACCCCGGAGCAGCTCAAATGGGACAAGTTTAAGATAACATACaa GTTGCTGTCCTTCCCAACAAACTTGATAAATGCCAGCGACACACGTCGAGGCATTGCCAAGGCTTTTGGCATGTGGAGCGACGTCTCGCCATTCATCTTCAGAGAGGTGCCAGCTGACCAAGAAGCAGACATTAAGATCG GCTTCTACCCTGTCAACCACACAGACTGTCTGCAGTCCCACTTGCACCATTGTTTCGACGGCATCACAGGAGAATTGGCTCATGCATTCTTCCCGCCAACAGGCGAGATCCACTTTGACGACCATGAATACTGGATTCTTGGAAACATGCGCTTCAGCTGGAAGAAAG GGGTTTGGCTGACGGATCTTGTCCATGTGGCAACTCATGAAATTGGCCACGTCCTTGGACTCATGCACTCAATGGACCCGAAAGCTATAATGCACCTGAATGCAACTCTGACAGGACGCAAGCTAATCACACAGGATGAGGTGTGGGGTTTACACCGTCTCTACG GATGTTTGGACCGGCTATTTATCTGTCCAGCCTGGGCTCGGAAAGGCTATTGCGACAGCAAGCGCAGGCTGATGCAGAAGCACTGCCCCGCCAGCTGTGATTTCTGTTACG AATTCCCTTTCCCCACTGTGGCTCCCACACCGACTCCCCTGAGGACCAAACACAAGCTGGTCGTCGAAGGCAAGAAGCTGACTTTTCGTTGTGGGAAGAAAATAGCATCAAAGAAAGGCAAAGTATA CTGGTACAAAGACGGGGAGCTGCTGGAGTTCTCTCACCCGAACTACATCTCCTTGAAAGAAGACCATATTACTATAGTGGCCAACGCCATCAACGAGGGCACATACACCTGCATcgtgaagaaaaaagacaaagttctCACTAACTACTCGTGGAGGGTACGTGTGCGCTTCTGA
- the ubiad1 gene encoding ubiA prenyltransferase domain-containing protein 1, with product MAKEQKQSWAETFVLAGSNGHNGQQWQTGMNNSVSHPPGANHMSTMARVASDVRHKCAAYVLALRPWSFSASLTPVALGSALAYKLEGSVDLVILMVCAVAVLVVHGAGNLVNTYYDFSKGIDHKKSDDRTLVDEILAPQDVVMFGALLYSLGCLCATLLYFLSTLRLEHLALIYFGGLSSSFLYTGGIGLKYVALGDVVILITFGPLAVMFAHAVQVGYLSVLPLVYAIPLALNTEAILHSNNTRDMDSDKQAGIVTLAILIGPTLSYVLYNLLLFVPYVLFCILATRYTISMALPLLTLPMAFPLERQFRSRCYAKIPQKTAKLNLLMGLFYVFGIILAPPGSLPSL from the exons ATGGCCAAAGAGCAGAAACAAAGCTGGGCAGAGACATTTGTTCTGGCTGGATCAAATGGTCACAATGGCCAGCAATGGCAGACTGGTATGAATAACTCGGTCAGTCACCCTCCAGGTGCGAACCACATGTCGACGATGGCCCGTGTTGCCTCAGATGTCAGGCATAAGTGTGCAGCATATGTGCTAGCGCTGAGACCGTGGAGTTTCAGTGCTTCGCTCACACCGGTGGCCCTCGGCAGCGCCTTGGCGTATAAACTGGAGGGCTCTGTGGACTTGGTCATCCTGATGGTGTGCGCGGTGGCCGTCCTCGTAGTTCATGGGGCAGGCAACCTTGTAAACACCTATTATGACTTCTCCAAAGGAATTGACCACAAGAAGAGTGATGATAGAACTCTTGTGGATGAAATATTGGCACCGCAGGATGTTGTCATGTTTGGAGCATTGTTATATTCTTTGGGGTGCTTGTGTGCCACTCTGCTCTACTTCCTGTCTACACTTAGGCTGGAGCACCTAGCCCTTATTTACTTTGGGGGACTCTCCAGCTCTTTTTTATACACTGGAG GCATCGGCCTCAAGTACGTAGCCCTGGGAGACGTGGTAATCCTCATCACCTTCGGCCCTCTGGCAGTCATGTTTGCCCACGCCGTGCAGGTTGGCTACCTGTCAGTGCTGCCGCTGGTGTACGCCATCCCACTGGCCCTCAACACGGAAGCCATCCTCCACAGCAACAACACCAGAGACATGGACTCTGACAAGCAGGCAGGCATCGTCACCCTGGCCATCCTCATAGGCCCCACGCTCTCCTATGTCCTCTACAACCTGCTGCTCTTTGTCCCCTATGTGCTTTTCTGCATCCTCGCCACCCGTTACACCATCAGCATGGCGCTGCCTCTGCTCACGCTGCCCATGGCCTTCCCCTTGGAAAGGCAGTTCCGCAGCCGATGCTACGCCAAGATCCCCCAGAAGACAGCCAAGCTCAACCTCCTCATGGGACTTTTCTACGTCTTTGGGATCATTCTGGCACCTCCTGGCAGCTTGCCGTCACTGTGA